A window of the bacterium genome harbors these coding sequences:
- a CDS encoding asparagine synthetase B has translation MASKKTIKVKKIRLVVLFASLLVIAFPLFSQKILIPMDLTQNDHLKAYGVTFNSLREGFNIEWLLNYRGGSFLAPPEQKIMDLCRLNGVDYDLVDGAKIADIYAEIEESNMEVVLLEKAPKIAIYTPPNKEPWDDAVTLALTYAEVPYETIWDADVLAGKTSEFDWIHLHHEDFTGQFGKFYSSYRNTLWYKQDVATNQEMARKLGFSKVSDLKLAVALKLRDFISGGGFLFAMCSATDTWDIALAAREIDIVSAEFDGDPMDIDAQSKLNFDECLAFENFEIVTNPLVYEHSNIDVKPEASSRAFSSEASYFTLFDFSAKYDPVPTMLVQNHVNIVQDFLGQNSAYNKDVLKPHGIILGSYENKNAVKYIHGNLGKGSWTFLGGHDPEDYAHYIGDPPTDLNLHKQSPGYRLILNNILFPAAQKKEHKT, from the coding sequence ATGGCTTCCAAAAAAACAATAAAAGTAAAAAAAATAAGGCTTGTCGTTCTGTTTGCATCGTTATTAGTTATCGCCTTTCCCCTATTTTCACAGAAGATTTTGATACCAATGGACTTGACGCAAAACGATCACCTTAAGGCATATGGTGTGACTTTCAATTCTCTGAGAGAAGGATTCAATATCGAATGGTTGCTTAACTATCGTGGCGGAAGTTTTCTTGCTCCACCAGAACAAAAGATTATGGATTTGTGTCGTTTAAACGGAGTGGATTACGACCTTGTTGATGGTGCAAAGATCGCCGATATCTATGCCGAAATCGAAGAAAGCAACATGGAGGTAGTGCTATTAGAGAAGGCACCAAAAATAGCAATATACACTCCTCCCAATAAAGAACCATGGGATGATGCTGTTACCCTTGCACTCACATATGCAGAGGTGCCATATGAGACTATTTGGGATGCTGATGTTTTAGCAGGAAAAACCTCCGAGTTCGATTGGATTCATCTACACCACGAGGATTTTACCGGCCAATTTGGCAAGTTTTATTCAAGTTATAGAAACACGCTATGGTATAAACAAGATGTAGCTACCAATCAAGAGATGGCGAGAAAGCTCGGTTTCTCGAAGGTTAGTGATTTGAAACTCGCCGTAGCTCTGAAGCTTAGGGATTTCATCTCCGGTGGAGGTTTTTTATTCGCGATGTGCAGTGCAACTGACACTTGGGATATTGCCCTTGCCGCTCGCGAAATTGACATCGTTTCCGCAGAGTTCGATGGAGACCCTATGGATATCGATGCGCAATCGAAACTTAATTTCGATGAATGCTTAGCTTTCGAGAATTTCGAAATAGTTACTAATCCCCTTGTTTATGAGCATTCCAATATTGATGTTAAGCCTGAGGCATCTTCGAGAGCATTTTCATCTGAAGCAAGTTATTTTACACTTTTCGATTTCTCGGCAAAATACGACCCTGTTCCTACTATGCTCGTTCAGAATCATGTGAATATAGTTCAGGATTTCCTCGGGCAAAATTCGGCTTATAACAAGGATGTTCTTAAACCCCACGGCATTATTCTCGGTAGCTATGAGAATAAGAATGCGGTTAAGTATATCCATGGCAATCTCGGGAAAGGATCCTGGACTTTTTTAGGTGGGCATGACCCTGAAGACTATGCTCATTATATAGGTGATCCACCAACGGATCTCAATCTTCATAAGCAATCACCTGGTTACAGGTTAATTCTCAATAATATTCTTTTCCCCGCTGCTCAAAAGAAGGAACATAAGACTTGA
- a CDS encoding NAD-dependent epimerase/dehydratase family protein has product MRILVTGGTGFVGSHIVDRLCEEGHRVVVAIRESSNLRWLNKDAERIIAPMERLDALKTVLPKMDAVVHCAGAVRAKRKSDFFKTNLLATVKLAELCSQYASGLKRFVFISSQAAGKPGRDCEVINETTMECPVSSYGCSKLEAERALRSFSSLFPVTIIRPPMVYGPRDKDVYTFFKMISKGIILFPGDPERQFSAIYVKDLAEAVSVSLDFKNDFSVYFIEDGQTYTWRKFTSAIARELGKRTLSIRLPKFSLITVSGLARGLSLINRKPPLLSLEKAYELSKNWVCDGSLFRYQANWEPHYNVKHGIAETIEWYKKNGWL; this is encoded by the coding sequence ATGAGGATACTCGTAACAGGCGGTACCGGTTTTGTGGGCTCGCATATAGTCGATAGACTTTGCGAAGAAGGGCATCGTGTGGTTGTCGCGATTAGGGAAAGCTCAAATTTACGTTGGTTGAATAAAGATGCAGAGAGGATCATCGCACCAATGGAAAGGCTCGATGCCCTGAAAACCGTGCTTCCCAAGATGGATGCTGTTGTGCATTGTGCTGGTGCTGTCAGAGCTAAACGGAAAAGCGATTTTTTTAAGACAAACCTTCTGGCGACTGTTAAGTTAGCCGAATTATGTTCGCAGTATGCTAGTGGCCTTAAGAGGTTCGTTTTCATATCTAGTCAGGCTGCAGGAAAACCCGGTCGAGATTGCGAAGTAATTAATGAAACAACCATGGAGTGTCCGGTATCGAGTTATGGCTGCAGCAAACTCGAAGCCGAGAGAGCACTTCGATCTTTTTCTTCGTTGTTTCCAGTAACCATTATAAGGCCACCGATGGTGTACGGCCCACGCGATAAGGATGTTTACACCTTTTTTAAGATGATTTCTAAGGGTATCATTTTATTTCCGGGAGATCCTGAGCGGCAGTTCTCGGCTATTTATGTCAAAGACTTGGCAGAAGCAGTTTCCGTTTCATTGGATTTTAAAAATGATTTTTCGGTTTACTTCATCGAAGATGGCCAAACTTATACTTGGCGTAAATTTACGAGTGCTATTGCCAGAGAATTGGGTAAACGAACACTCAGTATTAGACTGCCTAAATTCTCCTTGATTACGGTTTCGGGACTGGCTAGAGGGCTTTCTCTAATAAATCGAAAGCCACCACTTCTCTCTCTGGAAAAGGCGTATGAGCTTTCTAAAAACTGGGTTTGTGATGGTTCACTTTTCAGATATCAAGCCAATTGGGAACCACATTATAATGTTAAACACGGTATAGCCGAAACAATCGAATGGTATAAAAAAAACGGCTGGTTATAA
- a CDS encoding VCBS repeat-containing protein: protein MSIFYRFIVLMLVIGLAFSVNPNTSCKPQRVTFEAECTGLMMRAANPFDYSEPFDYEYDDGFATLSLSAPVENMCEALRIQAEHACSLESVEFYVFNGGSLEVHIWDVDSLRKPSTHELIPSFLEVLDSAGFGGWEEILLPTKIYLPPLGECFVGRKIITPLMPTLYLSRMVDTENRSYLYIPSSRQWLPPSYTDSTGSWYVTYLIRAHGWYYNIPDETLFDFDTSFITSTNLGVALCDCDADSDPDLATGSQIYRNDSGTFRIVAGTGISGIGYPFWGDFDLDGEPDIFFCSGIGTDKLYANGGTGYLYHDVTSPAGDIANDYITEAAAWLDYDKDGDLDIYVTNSASFDSTDSIWTFYPDLFYRNEGAYFTNVTDAAGIGLATSTAQYGAGIALGDWNNDSWTDIYVANGHNFSNYLWQNNGDGTFGEVAFFYGVDGYNEGGGIYGNSMGACFGDIDNDGDMDLFVANESPAFGYSTADRSFLYINEGPPYFYMTDQRAMRGISNHNDLSVPCFIDYNNDGWLDIFATAMAPGNYAVLYKNNADGTFTDVTEESGLILNGASAAGWGDIDMDGYLDLVVELGREKLVYKNKTATITSESNNWARFKLDGADGNKLGIGTRIYLFAGGISQLREIGAQYGGLHSQSEPIAHFGIGEEVSIDSVVIQWNSGAIERVYDVLPNFNYHWLEGTHGIEDKNLLPAKLSVSSHPNPFNGACKIDISNTTGPIELEIFDILGKKVHSENIVHPAKNTTIIWTPNNSLSGGVYFARIATLGRSLEQKLLYIK from the coding sequence ATGTCTATTTTCTATAGGTTTATCGTTTTAATGTTGGTTATAGGTTTAGCATTCTCAGTAAATCCGAACACATCTTGTAAACCTCAGAGAGTCACTTTCGAAGCCGAATGCACCGGGTTAATGATGAGAGCCGCAAATCCCTTTGACTATTCCGAACCGTTCGATTATGAATACGACGATGGTTTTGCAACGCTTTCTCTTTCTGCTCCGGTCGAAAACATGTGCGAGGCTCTGCGAATCCAAGCCGAACACGCGTGTAGCCTCGAATCCGTGGAATTCTACGTTTTCAATGGAGGTTCGCTCGAAGTGCATATATGGGATGTAGATTCGCTTCGTAAACCGAGCACACATGAGCTCATTCCTTCTTTCTTGGAAGTTTTAGATTCCGCAGGTTTCGGTGGATGGGAGGAAATATTATTACCAACGAAAATATATCTTCCACCTCTCGGTGAGTGTTTCGTCGGCAGGAAAATAATTACGCCTCTCATGCCAACACTTTATCTCAGTCGTATGGTCGATACCGAGAATCGAAGTTATCTTTATATACCATCGTCGCGTCAATGGTTACCACCAAGTTATACTGATTCGACCGGAAGCTGGTATGTTACATATCTTATTCGCGCGCACGGCTGGTATTATAACATTCCAGATGAAACACTCTTCGATTTCGATACTAGTTTCATTACTTCGACTAATTTAGGCGTAGCGCTTTGTGACTGCGATGCAGACTCCGATCCCGACCTTGCAACTGGAAGCCAAATTTACCGCAACGATTCCGGCACATTTAGGATTGTAGCCGGAACTGGCATTTCCGGTATTGGTTATCCTTTTTGGGGCGATTTCGACCTCGACGGAGAACCAGATATTTTCTTCTGCAGTGGAATAGGAACCGACAAGCTGTATGCCAACGGTGGAACCGGGTATTTATATCACGATGTAACTTCGCCTGCGGGAGACATCGCAAATGACTACATCACCGAGGCTGCCGCCTGGCTGGATTACGACAAAGACGGTGATCTCGATATCTATGTTACCAATTCGGCCTCATTTGATTCCACAGATTCTATATGGACATTTTATCCAGACCTTTTCTATCGCAACGAAGGCGCATATTTCACCAACGTTACAGATGCCGCTGGAATTGGCCTTGCTACTAGCACTGCCCAATATGGCGCGGGAATCGCTCTGGGCGATTGGAATAATGATAGCTGGACAGATATCTATGTTGCCAATGGCCACAATTTTTCCAATTATCTTTGGCAAAACAATGGCGATGGCACCTTTGGCGAGGTAGCTTTCTTCTATGGAGTAGATGGATATAATGAAGGTGGGGGCATATATGGAAATTCAATGGGGGCTTGCTTCGGAGACATAGACAACGATGGAGACATGGATCTTTTTGTTGCCAATGAATCACCAGCATTTGGTTATTCAACCGCAGACAGGTCTTTCCTCTATATTAACGAAGGACCACCCTATTTCTATATGACCGATCAGCGTGCAATGCGTGGTATATCCAACCACAATGACCTCAGTGTCCCTTGCTTTATCGATTATAATAATGATGGTTGGCTCGACATTTTTGCCACAGCAATGGCACCCGGAAACTACGCAGTTTTATATAAAAACAATGCTGACGGCACCTTTACCGATGTCACCGAAGAATCCGGACTTATACTCAACGGTGCCTCGGCCGCAGGTTGGGGCGATATCGATATGGATGGCTATCTCGATCTGGTTGTGGAGTTAGGTAGAGAAAAATTGGTTTATAAGAATAAAACCGCTACAATAACCTCCGAATCCAATAATTGGGCGAGATTCAAACTCGATGGCGCCGATGGAAATAAGCTGGGTATCGGCACAAGGATTTATCTTTTCGCCGGAGGTATCAGTCAGCTTCGCGAGATAGGCGCTCAATACGGAGGCCTGCATTCCCAATCTGAACCCATTGCTCATTTCGGTATCGGCGAAGAGGTATCCATAGATTCGGTTGTAATCCAATGGAATTCTGGCGCTATCGAACGAGTTTATGATGTTTTACCAAACTTCAATTATCACTGGCTAGAAGGCACTCACGGCATCGAGGACAAAAACTTGCTTCCGGCAAAGCTGAGCGTTTCTTCGCACCCAAATCCATTTAATGGCGCCTGTAAAATCGATATTTCAAACACCACTGGGCCAATTGAACTTGAAATATTCGATATACTTGGGAAAAAGGTGCATTCCGAGAATATCGTCCATCCCGCAAAGAATACCACTATAATCTGGACTCCCAACAATTCCCTCTCAGGAGGAGTTTATTTTGCGCGCATTGCAACCTTAGGTAGGTCATTAGAACAAAAACTTTTATATATTAAGTAA
- a CDS encoding CPBP family intramembrane metalloprotease: protein MGEMQIMAIGAHKTPAFKWKPTHWSMGPFILWAMGIAILLLVRVLVQSPQEYASTVGFVIPLIDLSYIIWAVFATFQSGGRLSDLGITRKYGLLALCLGLLAGFAIMGIRSLDPRFAGYLQFTMEPLPLTVLIIGGAFHAFAEEVLFRGYFVGRLSKDFGWVPAVIISGLVYGLAPFAFLGADPLSTNQIAEIGKFFISVFPAVTLLGVFLALVYRIIGSIITTWFAVTLSIWALGFIKGGMGANLSYPVFSLVGYILLALSAIIIVTLLMKHYGHKLLKLNELKNIIE from the coding sequence ATGGGAGAAATGCAAATAATGGCCATAGGCGCACATAAAACCCCCGCTTTTAAATGGAAACCTACACATTGGAGTATGGGACCGTTTATTTTATGGGCTATGGGTATTGCTATTCTTCTTCTCGTTAGAGTATTAGTTCAATCACCACAAGAGTATGCAAGCACCGTCGGTTTCGTTATTCCATTGATAGATTTATCTTACATTATCTGGGCAGTTTTCGCCACCTTTCAATCCGGTGGCCGGCTTTCCGACCTCGGCATAACTCGCAAATATGGCCTCCTGGCCTTATGTTTAGGCCTTCTTGCAGGATTTGCTATAATGGGCATACGCTCTTTGGATCCACGATTTGCCGGTTATCTTCAATTCACTATGGAGCCATTGCCATTGACTGTATTAATAATAGGCGGCGCTTTTCATGCCTTTGCCGAAGAGGTCCTTTTTCGGGGCTACTTCGTGGGCCGACTATCAAAAGATTTCGGTTGGGTTCCCGCTGTGATTATTTCAGGCTTGGTCTATGGATTAGCTCCATTCGCCTTTCTTGGAGCGGATCCATTATCGACGAACCAAATAGCCGAAATCGGTAAGTTCTTTATTTCTGTTTTCCCTGCAGTTACCCTACTGGGTGTCTTCTTGGCTTTGGTATATCGTATAATCGGTTCAATAATAACAACTTGGTTTGCTGTAACATTATCTATATGGGCCTTGGGTTTCATTAAAGGGGGCATGGGTGCAAATTTGTCTTATCCTGTTTTTTCTCTTGTGGGATATATTTTACTTGCATTATCGGCAATCATTATAGTAACTTTGTTAATGAAACATTATGGTCATAAATTGTTAAAACTCAATGAATTGAAAAACATTATCGAATAA
- a CDS encoding phospholipase D family protein, protein MIFFYQKVTRVSSFLALILSLILTTACSGKEGDFSSKKISENIENIDVCFSAVEDCRALILKKILSANNTIDVAVYSLTNIELSRALIEAHSKGIITRVISDDKQSSGKYSKTQYLADNGIPVRYDGSTGYMHHKFTVIDNAVILTGSYNWSNSAENKNDENLLLIRDKKLARKYTNEFERLWEKCK, encoded by the coding sequence TTGATATTTTTCTATCAAAAAGTAACACGCGTTTCAAGTTTTCTTGCGCTTATTTTATCACTTATCTTAACGACAGCGTGTTCCGGCAAAGAAGGCGATTTTTCTTCAAAAAAAATATCCGAGAACATAGAAAATATCGATGTCTGTTTTTCGGCTGTTGAGGATTGCAGGGCCTTAATTTTGAAGAAAATTTTATCTGCCAACAATACAATAGATGTTGCAGTTTACTCGCTAACCAATATCGAACTATCCAGAGCATTGATTGAGGCACACAGTAAAGGCATTATTACCCGCGTCATTTCCGACGATAAACAAAGCTCCGGCAAGTATAGCAAAACTCAATATTTAGCTGATAACGGAATACCAGTCCGATATGACGGTTCGACAGGATATATGCACCACAAATTCACCGTTATTGATAACGCTGTTATTTTAACAGGAAGCTATAATTGGTCTAATTCAGCAGAGAATAAAAACGACGAAAACTTGCTTTTGATTAGAGATAAAAAACTCGCGCGGAAATATACAAATGAATTCGAGCGTTTATGGGAGAAATGCAAATAA